The Diospyros lotus cultivar Yz01 chromosome 11, ASM1463336v1, whole genome shotgun sequence region AGAAAGGATATATTAAAAAAGAGAGATCCTAAAGTAGAAGGGAGTTCCTCTGTTCAaggtaaaaaaattagaaatcctGTAGTAGAAAGCAGTACCTCTGTTCGAGGAAAGAAGTTGAATGGACCTTTGTCAGGAGATGGCCGTAGTTCCATTTCTGGCCATGGCATCTCTATATCTGATACTAGACAATCTAGAAATTGGTCTCCCAGCAGGAATAATGGTGTTGGGTCAGTTCGGACTCAGAGGTTAGTTAATGGTAACACTAGAACAAGGCTCTCTAACCAAGGAAATGGTAACCATATGTTGCCAACAGGGCTTCCCCCACAAGTGCCACTGCCAGAATCACCCTGTGCTGCTGACGTTCCTAGTTCATCAAATCAGTTTCTAGCTGAAGCTTCTTCTAGTCATTCATCCTCTTGTAGCCATACTGGCAGTAGTAGTGGAAGTTTACCTGGCATTATGCAAAGTGGTCCCATAGAATTTGGGATTCCCCCTTTTTTAATGAATCGTGATGGCTTGCAGCAATATAACATGTATGGCATTGCAGAGGTATTCCTTCTAACTTCCAGAGATGATGAGtgaaattacatatattttcataatagtaGTATACAATGCAAGGAGGAGCAAGGACACAAAAGAAAAACCTCAgcttgtgtttttattttgtattcatACAGGTGCTATTGGCGCTTGAAAGGATTGAACAAGATGAGGAGCTGACCTATGAGGTACTTGGTCATAGGGTTCTTGAATTCTCCAGATTGGTTCATATGTTATTGActtgtctttttttttccttgcagCAATTTCTTGCTCTTGAGACAAATTTATTCCTTGGTGGCCTTGGCATCTATGATCAGCATAGAGACATGAGACTCGACATTGATAACATGTCATATGAGGTCAATTATTCTCACATCATTTCTGGAAAAATATGACGAGATATTGATTGGATTTTGTTGgagttctctttttttttttttgggtgcatatatgattttatttatttttttcctttgcctGATTGAGTCATCTTGTACTTCCTTTGGTCAAATATGTTATTGACATCTCCTATGGAGAAGCATTGGTTATGCATCTGGTAACCATTGAATGAAAATTGTTGCCTTACATAATAAAGTCTCGTTCTTACTATGCTTCCACTTAAACAGGAATTATTGGCTCTAGAAGAGAAGATGGGTACGGTGAGCACGGCATTATCAGAAGAAGCTCTGTCGAAATGTCTTCAAAGGAGCATCTATCAGCCTGCAATTCTTAAAGAAGGAACCAGGGGATGCGGTGGTGTTGAAAATGATGTGAAATGCAGTATTTGTCAGGTCTTATTCCTATGATTACTAAGGTTTCTTTAATTAGTTGATTCTGTCTGTGTAATTCACCTCTCCTTTGATTGCCGCCATGATTGATTGTTGCATTGTGGGGCATGTTAATACTTGCGAGCTGTGTGCAGAGTTTTTTGCTCAGTTTTCCAAATACAAACGTGGCTTAAccatttgaaataaaaaaggcTTTCTTGGCTAATTTTCGTGTAAGCCAATACAATTTCATTTTCTCAATGCTTGTCTCTTAGACTCTCTGATTCATTAGGTGTCGCTTTAGGTAAAATGCCTTGCGAGTTGCGACTGCATCTGCAGGTACAACTGTTTGATTTGGGGCATAGCTGTCAACAAAACTCTCTTGTATTGAAAGTCGCATCAGTCCATATcctaaaaattttaagagaaaactTGTAAGAAATCCTTTCAAGACATTTCCAAAAATTAAGGTACTAAAAGAATCTTCTTAGAGACCCTAGCAATCTTGCAAACTCCTTACAGAGAACTccattgtatttttgtttttcacaaAAATGCTCTTGGACCttaattttcaataataatagggcaattattattaaaagtttGTCTTGATATTATCTAACACTAGTAGTTTTATTGTGGGCATGAGAGCATTTAGTACTATGTTTAGCATTCTCAAATCTTAACAAACATTTtgcaaattatatttaattataaatcacCTAGCATTTCATGTAATCCATCATACTGCTGGTCCATGGTTAAAGTTTATGCTCTCTAGTATGTTTTCtgattttccatttttcatttccGTCCATTAATTTatggaatatatatttttgggtttactttgttggattgattgattgttgtgaatgaatttaattattcacgTTATGATGAAATGGGTACTTTTGCAGGAAGACTACATAATTGGAGATGAGATTGGAAGGTTGGAATGTGAACATGGGTACCATGTGGGATGCATACAACATTGGCTGCGGCAGAAAAACTGGTGCCCTATCTGCAAGTCTTCAGCAGTGGGTGGAACTGGATACTAACCTCTCCACCTTCTTCCTAGTCGTAGTCTTTGGATCCAGCAACAGCAAAATTATTCACAATTTCATTCATGTACAAAAACACAAGTCTCTTTTCCGTTTgacaatttcatttcattttggttttgatttgtgTACATAGAAATCCCCTTTCATCCAAAGTTAAACAATAAGCCCAGGCGAAGCCGGCCCTTTTGTGGCCTATAGGAACTTCCAATTGAAATTGCAATGCTCTGCTCTTTCAGAACACACAAGACTctgtttagtatttattatcaTCTGTGTTAATGTTGGCATTTGGCATTTGGTGCTTGGTGCATTGAGTTACCATCTCTGCGGTTTTCAGATTTAAGAGTTTGTTAGTTGTTATTCCCTAATGAAACCACTTGATGGAAGTTGACAAAATCATCTGCACTTTCTTGGAAAAATAAATTGCGTGTAGGGATGGCTTGCAAATTgggagaaaagaaaacaagaaacaaaattatcaaacaatatgataaatttatattttttaaattataagcaAAAACTGAACCCTAAAAGAATATGTAATACCATCTCATCGTGTCAACATGGTATCACCTAGATTGAATATTTTCTCCTAAATCTAATATCTTTTGggaagaaaactaaaaactctTGCTCAGACTGTAGCAAAGCGTATAAATCGATAGATAACACAAAGTAGGAAGGGGAGTAAGCAAGAAGCAACAAGGAATCACAGCAGCTAGCTCACATTGAAATGCGGCTAAAATTCTCAGGCTTTACC contains the following coding sequences:
- the LOC127812903 gene encoding uncharacterized protein LOC127812903 isoform X2, with amino-acid sequence MDDCTRKKAVGGLVNTRKGSDLVLRDTAESKDGNAQFCNRLGCNGRLNHTRIAQNGCSIKLKSSISSLHASSGKEIIGSSSRTSSTVAKTKKYFQESQKKQSSQSEAVQSETSSVQDEQEVYLPGNACIGLQSALNDVEPHKVTLMEAGSSSMASNGRPQKVFWQKSSGVGTRDAPSTSSASLATKSISQGARNSCSVSRYGLRNLRCNSASDVIPSGGSSSQPNLSRRKDILKKRDPKVEGSSSVQGKKIRNPVVESSTSVRGKKLNGPLSGDGRSSISGHGISISDTRQSRNWSPSRNNGVGSVRTQRLVNGNTRTRLSNQGNGNHMLPTGLPPQVPLPESPCAADVPSSSNQFLAEASSSHSSSCSHTGSSSGSLPGIMQSGPIEFGIPPFLMNRDGLQQYNMYGIAEVLLALERIEQDEELTYEQFLALETNLFLGGLGIYDQHRDMRLDIDNMSYEELLALEEKMGTVSTALSEEALSKCLQRSIYQPAILKEGTRGCGGVENDVKCSICQVLFL
- the LOC127812903 gene encoding uncharacterized protein LOC127812903 isoform X1; amino-acid sequence: MDDCTRKKAVGGLVNTRKGSDLVLRDTAESKDGNAQFCNRLGCNGRLNHTRIAQNGCSIKLKSSISSLHASSGKEIIGSSSRTSSTVAKTKKYFQESQKKQSSQSEAVQSETSSVQDEQEVYLPGNACIGLQSALNDVEPHKVTLMEAGSSSMASNGRPQKVFWQKSSGVGTRDAPSTSSASLATKSISQGARNSCSVSRYGLRNLRCNSASDVIPSGGSSSQPNLSRRKDILKKRDPKVEGSSSVQGKKIRNPVVESSTSVRGKKLNGPLSGDGRSSISGHGISISDTRQSRNWSPSRNNGVGSVRTQRLVNGNTRTRLSNQGNGNHMLPTGLPPQVPLPESPCAADVPSSSNQFLAEASSSHSSSCSHTGSSSGSLPGIMQSGPIEFGIPPFLMNRDGLQQYNMYGIAEVLLALERIEQDEELTYEQFLALETNLFLGGLGIYDQHRDMRLDIDNMSYEELLALEEKMGTVSTALSEEALSKCLQRSIYQPAILKEGTRGCGGVENDVKCSICQEDYIIGDEIGRLECEHGYHVGCIQHWLRQKNWCPICKSSAVGGTGY